TATGAATTCACTTGCCTTGTCTGATTCTCTGCAACAACTTGGAGTTGAAGCCATAGTCATGGGGGCTGTTGAGATCAGATCGATTGTTGAAGCGAATACCAGCAAAAAAGCGATTGACAGCTTAAACAAGGGGTGCATTGTTATATTTGCCGGTGGCACCGGCAATCCTTTCTTTTCAACTGATACAGCGGCTGCGTTAAGAGCGGCTGAAATTGAGGCGGAAGTTGTTTTCAAGGCAACGAATGTAGACGGTGTTTATGATTCGGATCCGAAATGTAATCCCGCAGCTAAACGTTATGAACGGCTAACGCACGACGATGTTTTGCGGCTGAAACTTGGTGTCATGGATGCTACTGCCGCCGCGTTATGTCGTGACAACCAGCTAAAGATTGCTGTATTCAGCTTGCAGGAACCGGACAACATTATGCGAATGGTTTGTGG
This is a stretch of genomic DNA from Mageeibacillus indolicus UPII9-5. It encodes these proteins:
- the pyrH gene encoding UMP kinase, with the translated sequence MKQPVFRRILLKLSGEALSGDKDFGIDDKYVINLCRQIKAVHDLGVQIGIVVGGGNFWRGRSSAGMNRVTADHMGMLATTMNSLALSDSLQQLGVEAIVMGAVEIRSIVEANTSKKAIDSLNKGCIVIFAGGTGNPFFSTDTAAALRAAEIEAEVVFKATNVDGVYDSDPKCNPAAKRYERLTHDDVLRLKLGVMDATAAALCRDNQLKIAVFSLQEPDNIMRMVCGENIGTLVC